A single region of the Hyalangium gracile genome encodes:
- a CDS encoding helix-turn-helix domain-containing protein, which yields MLQGGPPARLRVLPGGAERLLTVREVAERLGVSTATVYGLCERGELPHVRVSNAIRIRPADVEAFLSRGLR from the coding sequence TTGCTGCAAGGTGGGCCCCCTGCTCGCCTGCGCGTTCTGCCGGGAGGTGCCGAGCGCCTGCTCACCGTGCGTGAGGTGGCCGAGCGGCTGGGGGTCAGTACGGCCACCGTCTACGGACTGTGCGAGCGTGGCGAGTTGCCCCACGTGCGGGTGAGCAACGCGATCCGCATCCGGCCTGCGGACGTGGAAGCCTTCCTCTCCCGGGGGCTGCGCTGA
- a CDS encoding hemolysin family protein, with product MLVLANGVFAGAELSLLTVRKTRLRELLDEGNRSAQLIAALRSNPERLLATVQIGITVVSATAAAFGGASLAAPLAAVLVRLGLGESAAQSLAFALVVGLISYLSLVLGELVPKSIALRYAERYALLVGRPLYGLSWLARPVVWLLTASSNLILRFFGDKTNFAEARLSPEELQQLVEEASKAGTLDPRAGEIASRAFDLTGLTLAAVMVPRSRIEALNRRATSEEIRQVLLERGHSRMPVYEESLDNIVGYVIAKDLLGVAWEGTLIVLEDVIRPPYFVFETMRALDALKELQKRRMQLAIVVDERGGVLGLVTMEDLIEELVGDILSETETPEELIRRESPNTAVVQGTASLREVNRALGLELEEGQGYSTIGGLCSARTGAIPEPGTRLTLEDGTVLEVLDATPRRVRSVRIILAPQESVPAP from the coding sequence CTGTTGGTGCTGGCGAACGGAGTGTTCGCGGGCGCGGAGCTCTCGCTGCTGACGGTACGCAAGACTCGCCTGCGCGAGCTGCTGGACGAAGGCAATCGCTCGGCCCAGCTGATCGCGGCCCTGCGCTCCAACCCGGAGCGGCTGCTCGCCACGGTGCAGATTGGCATCACGGTGGTCAGCGCGACGGCCGCGGCCTTCGGTGGCGCCTCGCTTGCCGCGCCGCTGGCGGCGGTCCTGGTGCGACTGGGGCTGGGCGAGTCCGCGGCGCAGAGCCTCGCCTTTGCCCTGGTGGTCGGCCTCATCTCCTATCTGTCCCTGGTGCTGGGCGAGCTGGTCCCCAAGTCGATCGCCCTGCGCTACGCGGAGCGTTACGCGCTGCTCGTGGGCCGCCCGCTGTATGGGCTGTCCTGGCTGGCCCGTCCCGTGGTGTGGCTCCTGACGGCCAGCTCCAACCTGATCCTGCGCTTCTTCGGGGACAAGACGAACTTCGCGGAGGCCCGCCTCTCGCCGGAGGAGCTCCAGCAACTCGTGGAGGAAGCCTCGAAGGCGGGCACGCTGGATCCGCGGGCCGGGGAGATCGCCTCTCGGGCGTTCGATCTCACGGGGCTCACGCTGGCGGCGGTGATGGTCCCTCGCAGCCGCATCGAGGCGCTGAACCGGCGCGCGACCTCCGAGGAGATCCGGCAGGTCCTGCTGGAGCGTGGGCACTCGCGGATGCCAGTCTACGAGGAGTCGCTGGACAACATCGTGGGCTACGTCATCGCGAAGGATCTGCTGGGCGTGGCCTGGGAGGGAACGCTCATCGTCCTGGAGGACGTGATACGTCCGCCCTACTTCGTCTTCGAGACGATGCGAGCCCTCGACGCGCTCAAGGAGCTGCAGAAGCGCCGCATGCAGCTGGCCATCGTGGTGGACGAGCGCGGGGGCGTGCTGGGGCTGGTGACGATGGAGGATCTCATCGAGGAGTTGGTGGGGGACATCCTGAGCGAGACGGAGACTCCCGAGGAGCTCATCCGGAGAGAGAGCCCGAACACGGCGGTGGTGCAGGGCACGGCCAGCCTCCGGGAGGTCAACCGCGCGCTGGGGCTCGAGCTGGAAGAGGGCCAGGGCTACTCCACGATCGGCGGCCTCTGCTCCGCGAGAACAGGAGCCATCCCCGAGCCAGGGACGCGGCTGACGTTGGAGGATGGGACGGTGCTGGAGGTGCTGGACGCCACGCCCCGCCGGGTGCGCTCGGTGCGCATCATCCTCGCCCCTCAGGAGTCGGTCCCGGCTCCTTGA
- a CDS encoding response regulator, whose protein sequence is MSRPIADDGRKVLVVDDDADWREFLRLCLEDLGYEAIEAADGQEALDSLSREKYRIMLLDLNMPGMSGLEVVERLPRNNTKPRIVFLTSAAAQDVGSALMSGPHYYLPKGASRDQLSLLLQSLEA, encoded by the coding sequence TTGAGCCGACCGATAGCGGACGATGGACGCAAGGTCCTGGTCGTGGACGACGACGCGGACTGGAGAGAGTTCCTCAGGCTGTGCCTGGAAGACCTGGGCTACGAGGCCATCGAGGCGGCAGACGGCCAGGAGGCGTTGGACTCGCTCTCTCGAGAGAAGTACCGGATCATGCTCCTCGACCTGAACATGCCGGGAATGAGCGGCCTGGAGGTCGTCGAGCGGCTCCCGCGCAACAACACCAAGCCCCGCATCGTCTTCCTCACCTCCGCGGCGGCCCAGGATGTGGGCAGCGCGCTCATGTCGGGCCCCCACTACTACCTCCCCAAGGGCGCCAGCCGGGATCAGCTGTCGCTCCTCTTGCAGTCGCTGGAGGCCTGA
- a CDS encoding metallophosphoesterase family protein, which produces MPVQKLAHLSDLHLDLSPSSDSAARALVATLLAERVDHVVVTGDLTHQGASAEFRRFREIFSPLLDTARLTFIPGNHDRPGDDVVRRWMKGRKVCTVEREGLYLVCVDSTGPQNRRSIFASHGTLTSAALEAVDTALAAAPREALTAILLHHHVLPLPEESLPERLATRMGWPHAAELALGPRLVSRVQGRCDLILHGHRHVPREFTLNGHERALGIYNSGSSTELGRFRLFQHSGGRLLAPPTWQRTSAIPTPRTASHSLLPALQQLANQLSTALF; this is translated from the coding sequence ATGCCCGTTCAGAAGCTGGCGCACCTCTCGGACCTCCATCTGGACCTGAGTCCCAGCAGCGACTCCGCGGCACGAGCCCTCGTGGCGACCCTGCTCGCCGAGCGCGTGGACCATGTGGTGGTCACGGGAGACCTGACGCACCAGGGGGCGAGCGCGGAGTTCCGCCGATTCCGGGAGATCTTCTCCCCGTTGCTCGACACCGCCCGGCTCACCTTCATCCCCGGCAACCACGACCGGCCTGGGGATGACGTGGTGAGGCGCTGGATGAAGGGCCGCAAGGTGTGCACGGTGGAGCGAGAGGGCCTCTACCTCGTCTGTGTGGACTCGACCGGGCCCCAGAACCGCCGCTCCATCTTCGCGAGCCATGGAACGCTGACCTCGGCGGCGCTGGAGGCGGTGGACACGGCCCTCGCCGCCGCTCCACGCGAGGCCCTGACGGCGATCCTGCTGCACCACCACGTGCTGCCACTGCCCGAGGAGAGCCTCCCCGAGCGGCTGGCCACGAGGATGGGCTGGCCGCACGCGGCGGAGCTGGCCCTGGGACCCCGGCTGGTGTCGCGCGTCCAGGGACGCTGCGATCTCATCCTCCACGGGCACCGGCACGTGCCGCGAGAGTTCACCCTCAATGGGCACGAGAGGGCGCTGGGCATCTACAACTCGGGCAGCTCCACGGAGCTGGGACGATTCCGGCTCTTCCAGCACTCGGGAGGGCGCCTGCTCGCTCCCCCGACGTGGCAACGAACCTCGGCCATACCGACGCCCAGGACGGCGAGCCACAGCCTGCTGCCCGCGCTCCAGCAACTGGCGAACCAGCTGAGCACCGCCCTCTTCTGA
- a CDS encoding ceramide glucosyltransferase — MPVASLVLLAAASVGLVALAVQLVYVLRHRRECPLPRSEGAARPGISILKPLCGVDDDLEANLEQFASLDYPSYEVLLGVKDMRDPAYAVARAAVARWPQVMRLVLQEGEPGLNPKVNQLVTLSSEARYDLWVISDSNVRVAPGYLDGIADGFEDPTVGCVTHPIGGIGEQTLGSLLDNLHLASSAAAGVIAAKRLADKDIVVGKSMALRREDVEALGGFFSVKDVLAEDFVIGQWVTRRLGKRVHVATTPVFNVSLRKCVGAFFKRYVRWSVIHHSSVGTMTYLAQGLLNPVPLALLAALLEPGMPAFAAVAALAMTKAAIDVTVFRMLRPEPVSWRTVPAVLIKDALLFVAWCNGLFSRTVDWRGTRLRVLPGTRLAPVETRAPLALSPSEASPGEELLAG, encoded by the coding sequence ATGCCCGTCGCCTCCCTCGTCCTGCTCGCCGCCGCCTCGGTAGGGCTTGTGGCCCTGGCAGTGCAGCTCGTCTACGTCCTGCGCCACCGCCGCGAGTGCCCCCTGCCCCGCTCGGAAGGCGCGGCCCGGCCGGGCATCTCCATCCTCAAGCCCCTGTGCGGCGTGGATGACGATCTGGAGGCCAACCTGGAGCAGTTCGCCTCGCTCGACTACCCGAGCTACGAGGTGCTCCTGGGCGTGAAGGACATGAGGGATCCGGCCTACGCGGTGGCGCGGGCGGCGGTGGCCCGCTGGCCCCAGGTGATGCGGCTGGTGCTGCAGGAGGGCGAGCCGGGCCTCAACCCGAAGGTGAACCAGCTCGTCACGCTGTCCTCCGAGGCCCGATATGACTTGTGGGTGATCAGCGACTCGAACGTGCGCGTGGCGCCGGGTTATCTCGATGGGATTGCCGACGGGTTCGAGGATCCGACGGTGGGCTGCGTGACGCATCCGATCGGGGGGATTGGCGAGCAGACGCTGGGCTCGCTGCTGGACAACCTCCACCTGGCCTCGAGCGCGGCGGCGGGGGTGATCGCCGCCAAGCGGCTGGCGGACAAGGACATCGTGGTGGGCAAGTCCATGGCGCTGCGGCGCGAGGACGTGGAGGCACTCGGCGGCTTCTTCTCGGTGAAGGACGTGCTGGCGGAGGACTTCGTCATCGGGCAGTGGGTGACGCGCAGGCTGGGCAAGCGGGTCCACGTGGCGACGACGCCGGTGTTCAACGTGTCCCTGAGGAAGTGCGTGGGGGCCTTCTTCAAGCGCTACGTGCGCTGGAGCGTCATCCACCACAGCTCCGTGGGGACGATGACGTACCTGGCGCAGGGGCTGCTCAACCCCGTGCCGCTGGCGCTGCTGGCAGCGCTGCTGGAGCCGGGGATGCCGGCCTTCGCGGCGGTGGCGGCCCTGGCCATGACGAAGGCCGCCATCGACGTGACGGTGTTCCGCATGCTGCGTCCGGAGCCGGTGTCCTGGCGCACGGTTCCCGCCGTGCTCATCAAGGACGCCCTGCTCTTCGTGGCCTGGTGCAACGGCCTGTTCAGCCGGACGGTGGACTGGCGGGGGACGCGGCTGCGAGTGTTGCCGGGCACGCGGCTGGCTCCGGTGGAGACCAGGGCACCGCTGGCGCTCTCTCCGAGCGAGGCGAGCCCAGGCGAGGAGCTGCTCGCGGGTTGA
- the phoU gene encoding phosphate signaling complex protein PhoU → MPATHTDKAFEQDLRDLRERLLAMGAKVETLIAHSVKALTERDSALAENVIKSDKDVNRLEVEIDDLCRRILALRQPAASDLRLITTALKIVTDLERIGDLAVNIAERAIDLNQVTPLAPYVDTPKLAELAQQQVKKALDAFVSNDVAKAEEVLKGDDLLDALFLKVFNELLAYMMEDSKNIRRATALMFIAKHLERIGDHAMNVAEMVVYMVRGKDIRHPRSRNLSQE, encoded by the coding sequence ATGCCGGCAACGCACACCGACAAGGCTTTCGAGCAGGATCTGCGCGACTTGCGCGAGCGGCTGCTGGCCATGGGCGCCAAGGTGGAGACGCTCATCGCCCACAGCGTGAAGGCGCTCACGGAGCGCGACTCCGCGCTGGCCGAGAACGTCATCAAGTCCGACAAGGACGTGAACCGGCTGGAGGTGGAGATCGACGATCTCTGCCGCCGCATCCTGGCGCTGCGGCAGCCCGCGGCGAGCGATCTGCGCCTCATCACCACGGCGCTGAAGATCGTCACGGACCTGGAGCGCATCGGGGATCTGGCGGTGAACATCGCCGAGCGGGCCATCGATCTGAACCAGGTGACGCCGCTGGCGCCCTACGTGGACACGCCGAAGCTGGCGGAGCTGGCCCAGCAGCAGGTGAAGAAGGCGCTGGACGCGTTCGTGTCCAACGACGTGGCGAAGGCCGAGGAGGTGCTCAAGGGGGATGATCTCCTGGATGCACTCTTCCTGAAGGTCTTCAACGAGCTGCTGGCGTACATGATGGAGGACTCGAAGAACATCCGTCGGGCCACCGCGCTGATGTTCATCGCCAAGCACCTGGAGCGCATCGGGGACCACGCGATGAACGTGGCGGAGATGGTCGTCTACATGGTGCGGGGCAAGGACATCCGCCACCCGCGAAGCCGCAACCTCTCCCAGGAGTAG
- the pstB gene encoding phosphate ABC transporter ATP-binding protein PstB, whose protein sequence is MESRELSLRYGTKVAINKVSLAIPERQVTALIGPSGCGKSTFLRSLNRMNDLIPSSNHTGTILLDGTSIHDRSVDVVDLRRRVGMVFQKSNPFPKSIFENVAYGLRVAGMKDKGQLSARVEKSLRGAALWDEVKDRLDDSALGLSGGQQQRLCIARAMAVEPEVLLMDEPASALDPIATAKIEELIHELKATYTIAIVTHNMQQAARVSDRTAFFYMGELVECGPTEQIFTNPAEKRTEDYVTGKFG, encoded by the coding sequence ATGGAGTCGAGGGAGCTGAGCCTCCGCTACGGCACCAAGGTGGCCATCAACAAGGTGAGCCTCGCCATCCCCGAGCGTCAGGTGACGGCGCTCATCGGCCCGTCCGGGTGTGGCAAGTCCACCTTCCTGCGCTCGCTCAACCGGATGAACGATCTCATCCCCAGCTCGAACCACACCGGCACCATCCTGCTGGACGGGACGAGCATCCACGACCGGAGCGTGGACGTGGTGGATCTGCGCCGCCGGGTGGGCATGGTGTTCCAGAAGTCCAACCCCTTCCCCAAGTCCATCTTCGAGAACGTGGCCTACGGCCTGCGCGTGGCGGGGATGAAGGACAAGGGGCAGCTCTCGGCGCGAGTGGAGAAGTCCCTGCGGGGCGCGGCGCTCTGGGACGAGGTGAAGGACCGGCTGGACGACAGCGCCCTGGGCCTGTCTGGCGGCCAGCAGCAGCGCCTGTGCATCGCCCGAGCGATGGCGGTGGAGCCCGAGGTGCTGCTGATGGACGAGCCGGCCAGCGCCCTGGACCCCATCGCCACGGCGAAGATCGAGGAGCTCATCCACGAGCTGAAGGCCACGTACACGATCGCGATCGTCACGCACAACATGCAGCAGGCTGCGCGGGTGAGCGACCGGACGGCTTTCTTCTACATGGGCGAGTTGGTGGAATGCGGGCCCACGGAGCAGATCTTCACGAACCCGGCGGAGAAGCGGACCGAGGACTACGTCACCGGGAAGTTCGGGTAG
- the pstA gene encoding phosphate ABC transporter permease PstA — protein sequence MKHSTRRAVGGALTSLTGLAALLIVGMLAVILLDVFTEGAGHVTWKFLTEAPSDGMMGGGIFPALYGTAALTLLMTLAVMPVGVLTAVYLHEYAPPDSIVARWVRVAIVNLAGVPSIVFGLFGLGFFIHFVGGGLDRVLGYQELHWAQPGILWASLTLAVLTLPVVIVATEEALRAVPLDHRTASLALGATQSQTLVRVVLPGALPGILTGAVLAVSRGAGEVAPILFTGAAYFLPDLPTSLNSQFMHLGYHTYVLATQSPDVEATRPLLYATVLVLLMLTFALNIVAVVIRTRTRRRAANAH from the coding sequence GTGAAGCACTCGACGCGCCGGGCGGTGGGCGGCGCCCTCACCTCGCTGACGGGGCTGGCCGCGCTCCTCATCGTGGGGATGCTCGCCGTCATCCTGCTGGACGTGTTCACCGAAGGGGCGGGCCACGTCACCTGGAAGTTCCTCACCGAGGCCCCGTCCGACGGCATGATGGGCGGCGGCATCTTCCCGGCGCTCTACGGCACCGCGGCGCTCACGCTGCTGATGACGCTGGCGGTGATGCCGGTGGGAGTGCTCACGGCCGTCTACCTGCACGAGTACGCCCCGCCCGACTCCATCGTGGCGCGCTGGGTTCGGGTGGCCATCGTCAACCTGGCGGGCGTGCCCTCCATCGTCTTCGGGCTGTTCGGCCTGGGCTTCTTCATCCACTTCGTGGGCGGCGGCCTGGACCGCGTGCTGGGCTACCAGGAGCTGCACTGGGCGCAGCCTGGCATCCTCTGGGCCTCGCTGACGCTGGCGGTGCTGACGCTGCCGGTGGTCATCGTCGCCACGGAGGAGGCGCTGCGCGCGGTGCCCCTGGATCACCGCACCGCGAGCCTGGCGCTGGGCGCCACCCAGTCCCAGACGCTGGTGCGGGTGGTGCTGCCCGGGGCGCTGCCAGGCATCCTCACGGGTGCCGTGCTGGCCGTCTCGCGCGGCGCGGGCGAGGTGGCGCCCATCCTCTTCACCGGCGCGGCGTACTTCCTGCCGGACCTGCCCACCTCGCTGAACTCGCAGTTCATGCACCTGGGCTACCACACGTACGTGCTGGCCACGCAGTCGCCGGACGTGGAGGCCACCCGCCCGTTGTTGTACGCCACGGTGCTGGTGCTGCTGATGCTCACCTTCGCCCTCAACATAGTCGCGGTCGTCATCCGGACCCGTACCCGCCGGCGCGCCGCGAACGCCCACTGA
- the pstC gene encoding phosphate ABC transporter permease subunit PstC — MDREAPMQQSLAEPIVAPRSSPEARRRQLREKVIAGIVTAMAFTGIAALVLIIVFVAKEALDLFLDAEARHEASLAKMFTAQPTRPGRPPAYLWQPVSSVPKVSMIPLFIGTLKTTVVSMLVAVPVGVAGALFAAEFAPRRLRELLKPVIELLAGIPSVVLGFFALMVLATFLQDTFGFTYRLNAVVAGLGLALAIVPVIFTVAEDALTSVPRSYREASLALGATPWETAWKVVLPAAAPGILAGCVLGFGRAIGETMIVLMASGNAAIVSASLGDSVRSLSATIAAEMGEVVVGSPHYSLLFFIGVELFVFTFILNMVAATWTKRVLKRLTGGGS; from the coding sequence ATGGATAGAGAGGCACCCATGCAGCAGAGTCTCGCTGAACCCATCGTCGCTCCGCGGAGCTCCCCCGAGGCACGGCGCCGGCAGCTCCGGGAGAAGGTCATCGCGGGCATCGTCACCGCGATGGCCTTCACGGGCATCGCCGCCCTGGTGCTGATCATCGTCTTCGTCGCGAAGGAAGCGCTGGATCTCTTCCTGGACGCCGAGGCGCGCCACGAGGCGAGCCTGGCCAAGATGTTCACGGCCCAGCCCACGCGGCCGGGCCGTCCGCCCGCCTACCTGTGGCAGCCGGTATCCTCGGTGCCCAAGGTGAGCATGATCCCGCTGTTCATCGGCACGCTGAAGACGACGGTGGTCTCCATGCTGGTGGCGGTGCCGGTGGGCGTGGCCGGCGCGCTGTTCGCGGCGGAGTTCGCTCCGCGGCGGCTGCGGGAGCTGCTCAAGCCCGTCATCGAGCTGCTGGCGGGCATCCCGTCGGTGGTGCTGGGCTTCTTCGCGCTGATGGTGCTCGCCACGTTCCTGCAGGACACGTTCGGCTTCACCTACCGGCTCAACGCGGTGGTGGCGGGCCTGGGGCTGGCGCTGGCCATCGTGCCCGTCATCTTCACCGTGGCCGAGGACGCGCTCACCTCGGTGCCGCGCAGCTACCGCGAGGCCTCGCTGGCGCTGGGAGCCACGCCCTGGGAGACCGCCTGGAAGGTGGTGCTGCCCGCGGCGGCGCCCGGCATCCTCGCCGGCTGCGTGCTGGGCTTCGGCCGCGCCATCGGCGAGACGATGATCGTCCTGATGGCGTCCGGCAACGCGGCCATCGTCTCCGCCAGCCTGGGAGACTCGGTGCGCTCGCTGTCGGCGACGATCGCCGCCGAGATGGGCGAGGTGGTGGTGGGCAGCCCGCACTACTCGCTGCTGTTCTTCATCGGCGTGGAGCTGTTCGTCTTCACCTTCATCCTCAACATGGTGGCCGCGACCTGGACGAAGCGGGTCCTCAAGCGGCTCACGGGAGGTGGCTCGTGA
- a CDS encoding phosphate ABC transporter substrate-binding protein, producing MKKFLASFLAVFLLALPMAARAGTITIKGSDTMVILAQRWAEEFMKKNADTKLQVTGGGSGTGISALINGTTEICMSSRPMKDAEKQKLNARFKTHGTEISVAKDGVTFYVNEKNPLNSLTQEQLKGIYLGDITNWKEVGGPDAPIVVYSRENSSGTYTFVKDTVLGGDDYTASAQTLPGTAAVVNAVAKEKNGIGYGGAAYAKGLKELKVKVGNEEVAPTLENIKSGKYPLARDLYFYLRNAPAGETKAFIDFALSTEGQQIVNKVGYFPVK from the coding sequence ATGAAGAAGTTCCTCGCATCCTTCCTCGCCGTCTTCCTGCTCGCCCTGCCCATGGCGGCGCGGGCGGGCACCATCACCATCAAGGGCTCGGACACCATGGTCATCCTCGCCCAGCGCTGGGCCGAGGAGTTCATGAAGAAGAACGCCGACACGAAGCTGCAGGTGACGGGCGGCGGCTCGGGCACCGGCATCTCCGCGCTCATCAACGGCACCACCGAGATCTGCATGTCCAGCCGTCCCATGAAGGACGCGGAGAAGCAGAAGCTGAACGCTCGCTTCAAGACCCACGGCACGGAGATCTCCGTGGCCAAGGACGGCGTCACCTTCTACGTCAACGAGAAGAACCCGCTGAACTCGCTCACGCAGGAGCAGCTCAAGGGCATCTACCTGGGCGACATCACCAACTGGAAGGAGGTGGGCGGCCCGGACGCGCCCATCGTCGTCTACTCCCGCGAGAACTCCTCCGGCACCTACACCTTCGTGAAGGACACCGTGCTCGGTGGGGATGACTACACCGCCAGCGCGCAGACGCTGCCGGGCACCGCCGCGGTGGTGAACGCCGTGGCCAAGGAGAAGAACGGCATCGGCTACGGCGGCGCCGCCTACGCCAAGGGCCTCAAGGAGCTGAAGGTGAAGGTGGGCAACGAGGAGGTGGCGCCCACCCTCGAGAACATCAAGAGCGGCAAGTACCCGCTCGCGCGGGATCTCTACTTCTACCTGCGCAACGCGCCCGCGGGCGAGACCAAGGCCTTCATCGACTTCGCCCTGTCGACCGAGGGACAGCAGATCGTGAACAAGGTTGGCTACTTCCCGGTGAAGTAG
- a CDS encoding response regulator: MSHVLIVDDERDLAELIDFNLKTAGFSTRVAATGEAALAAAREQRPDLVLLDLMLPDMPGTEVCRQLRAGALTRDILIVMLTAKGEEADRVRGFEVGADDYVTKPFSVRELVLRLKAILRRSNPPRDGSAPITLGALRLDVGAHRFYVEDKEVALTALEFRLLEYLMTRVGRVQTRDQLLEEVWGLSSSLETRTIDTHVMRLRDKLGPARACLETVRGVGYRIVDPHSA, encoded by the coding sequence ATGTCCCACGTCCTCATCGTCGATGACGAGCGCGACCTCGCCGAGCTCATCGACTTCAACCTCAAGACGGCCGGCTTCTCCACCCGGGTGGCGGCCACGGGCGAGGCGGCCCTCGCCGCGGCGCGAGAGCAGCGACCGGATCTCGTGCTGCTCGATCTGATGCTCCCGGACATGCCTGGCACGGAGGTGTGCCGGCAGCTGCGCGCGGGGGCGCTCACCCGGGACATCCTCATCGTCATGCTCACCGCCAAGGGCGAGGAGGCGGACCGGGTCCGCGGCTTCGAGGTGGGAGCGGACGACTACGTGACCAAGCCCTTCAGCGTCCGCGAGCTGGTGCTGCGCCTCAAGGCCATCCTGCGCCGCAGCAACCCGCCGCGGGACGGCTCGGCGCCCATCACGCTGGGCGCCCTCCGGCTCGACGTGGGAGCCCACCGCTTCTACGTGGAGGACAAGGAGGTGGCGCTCACGGCGCTGGAGTTCCGGCTGCTGGAGTACCTGATGACGCGCGTCGGCCGGGTGCAGACGCGCGACCAGCTCCTGGAGGAGGTGTGGGGCCTCTCCAGCTCGCTCGAGACGCGCACCATCGACACGCACGTGATGCGCCTGCGCGACAAGCTCGGCCCGGCGCGCGCGTGCCTCGAGACGGTGCGCGGCGTGGGCTACCGCATCGTCGATCCCCACTCCGCCTGA
- a CDS encoding SixA phosphatase family protein, whose protein sequence is MPVHALPLMLVRHAVAEDEHALGDEARALTVEGRAAFRQHARKLARLTPMTGILTSPLVRAVQTAEILAEAFGLAQVEVHQALLPLDHAHKRIVELAAEVGPGWALVGHNPSLARAGKLALGEALPDKLRKGTVLAMMPAGKRFTFAWMAAPGRSVLRPDSPRG, encoded by the coding sequence ATGCCCGTCCATGCCCTTCCACTGATGCTCGTCCGCCATGCCGTGGCGGAGGATGAACACGCGCTCGGCGACGAAGCCCGGGCGCTCACCGTCGAGGGACGCGCCGCCTTCCGCCAGCACGCGCGCAAGCTCGCGCGCCTCACGCCCATGACGGGCATCCTCACCAGCCCGCTGGTGCGCGCGGTCCAGACGGCGGAGATCCTCGCCGAGGCCTTCGGGCTGGCGCAGGTGGAGGTGCACCAGGCGCTGCTCCCGCTCGACCATGCCCACAAGCGCATCGTGGAGCTGGCGGCGGAGGTGGGACCGGGCTGGGCGCTGGTGGGCCACAACCCCTCCCTGGCGCGGGCCGGCAAGCTGGCACTCGGTGAGGCGCTGCCGGACAAGCTGCGCAAGGGCACGGTGCTGGCGATGATGCCCGCGGGCAAGCGCTTCACCTTCGCGTGGATGGCCGCCCCGGGCCGGAGCGTGCTGCGCCCGGACTCGCCGCGCGGCTGA
- a CDS encoding metallophosphoesterase family protein: MRVAILADIHGNLPACEAVLEDIDRMAPDYIVAAGDLALRGAHPRETVELLADRCDALLMGNTDCYLAGNYLGGAYRERDHWKTELLRWTRDQLGEAHLKMLGAMPFSIRYTPRKGQDLFVCHANPKNLEESLDPTLDELSVRRFFMHLDAAACAFGHLHFPYRRRVGRMIIADVASAGIPRDGDLRPAYGIFTYTPKGWRVQIRRVRYPVRKATQALTARKVPGGPILIHKLVEARYRHHHALLEAARRHSGLPPPGPVLRPPPGAPPRPAPAEPVAAEEPPVPRDEAEAAALRQEAVDPTDLGHAQATAIAAEPALASQLESANDLDG, translated from the coding sequence ATGCGGGTCGCGATCCTCGCGGACATTCACGGCAATCTCCCCGCCTGCGAGGCAGTCCTCGAGGACATCGACAGGATGGCCCCCGACTACATCGTGGCCGCGGGGGACCTGGCGCTGCGCGGTGCCCACCCGCGCGAGACGGTGGAGCTGCTGGCGGACCGCTGCGACGCGCTGCTGATGGGCAACACGGACTGCTACCTCGCGGGCAACTACCTGGGCGGCGCCTACCGCGAGCGGGACCACTGGAAGACGGAGCTGCTGCGCTGGACGCGGGATCAGCTGGGCGAGGCCCACCTGAAGATGCTGGGCGCCATGCCCTTCTCCATCCGCTACACGCCGCGCAAGGGGCAGGACCTCTTCGTCTGCCACGCCAACCCGAAGAACCTCGAGGAGTCGCTGGATCCGACGCTGGACGAGCTGTCCGTCCGCCGGTTCTTCATGCACCTGGACGCGGCGGCCTGCGCGTTCGGGCACCTCCACTTCCCGTACCGCCGCCGCGTGGGCCGGATGATCATCGCGGACGTGGCCAGCGCGGGCATTCCTCGGGACGGAGACCTCCGCCCGGCCTACGGCATCTTCACGTACACGCCCAAGGGCTGGCGCGTGCAGATCCGCCGGGTGCGCTACCCGGTGCGCAAGGCCACCCAGGCGCTCACGGCGCGCAAGGTGCCCGGCGGCCCCATCCTCATCCACAAGCTGGTGGAGGCGCGCTACCGCCACCACCACGCGCTGCTGGAGGCCGCGCGCCGCCACTCGGGCCTGCCGCCTCCGGGCCCCGTGCTGCGCCCGCCCCCGGGAGCCCCGCCCCGCCCCGCCCCTGCCGAGCCCGTCGCGGCGGAGGAGCCGCCCGTTCCCCGGGACGAGGCCGAGGCCGCCGCCCTGCGCCAGGAGGCGGTGGACCCCACGGATCTGGGGCACGCCCAGGCCACGGCGATCGCGGCGGAGCCCGCGCTGGCCTCGCAGCTCGAGTCCGCGAACGATCTGGATGGCTGA